The Nitrosomonas sp. sh817 genome includes a window with the following:
- a CDS encoding LysM peptidoglycan-binding domain-containing protein, whose product MQKLIIATIFFLNLLNIATANANDSILRSDSPSRYVVVPGDTLWGIASKFLKDPWRWPEVWGFNREQVKNPHKIYPGDIILLEKTLSGTRLRLAGDEEGTRIVKLSPKIRDEQSSTAAIPSIPATAIEPFLRQPLVIEKDSLANAPYVLGSSEGRFILTAGSKAYIHGLPKDKGMTWQIFRPGKALKDPDQKGLILGYEATYLGNAKAEVFDAISTMTITRAAEEILKGDRLVPAPDTLYNNYAPHAPDFQIKGRIISVYGGVTEIGRGDIVTLNKGESHGLEMGHVLAIYRRNQVKSLKGETLQLPDERAGLVFVFRVFDKVAYALVVQSTQPIRTLDAVRTP is encoded by the coding sequence ATGCAAAAGCTTATTATAGCTACGATTTTTTTTCTAAACTTGCTTAATATCGCTACTGCAAACGCAAACGATAGCATTCTGCGTAGCGATTCGCCCAGCCGCTATGTCGTTGTACCTGGCGATACTTTGTGGGGCATCGCCTCAAAGTTTCTGAAAGACCCTTGGCGATGGCCGGAAGTTTGGGGCTTCAATCGTGAACAAGTAAAAAATCCGCACAAAATCTATCCCGGCGACATCATTCTCTTAGAAAAAACACTTTCGGGCACGCGGCTTAGGCTTGCGGGGGACGAGGAAGGCACCAGGATTGTAAAGCTCTCCCCGAAAATACGTGACGAGCAGTCAAGTACAGCGGCGATCCCGAGTATTCCGGCTACCGCCATTGAACCTTTCTTAAGACAGCCATTAGTCATAGAAAAAGACAGTCTGGCCAACGCACCGTATGTGTTGGGTTCCAGTGAAGGCCGTTTTATTTTAACGGCAGGCAGTAAAGCTTATATCCATGGACTTCCGAAAGACAAAGGTATGACCTGGCAAATTTTCCGCCCCGGAAAAGCGCTAAAAGACCCTGATCAGAAAGGGCTGATTCTGGGATATGAAGCGACCTACCTGGGAAATGCCAAAGCCGAAGTTTTCGACGCGATCAGTACGATGACGATCACGCGTGCCGCGGAAGAAATCCTCAAAGGCGATCGCCTGGTTCCTGCACCCGATACCCTATACAACAATTATGCGCCCCACGCTCCCGACTTTCAGATTAAGGGAAGAATTATTTCGGTATACGGCGGTGTTACCGAAATCGGGCGAGGTGACATCGTAACCCTGAACAAAGGTGAATCGCATGGCCTGGAAATGGGGCATGTACTTGCCATCTACCGGAGAAACCAGGTTAAATCGCTTAAAGGCGAGACGCTCCAGCTGCCTGATGAAAGAGCCGGACTGGTCTTTGTCTTCCGTGTCTTTGATAAAGTCGCTTATGCCTTAGTTGTACAAAGCACACAACCCATCAGAACGCTGGATGCCGTTAGAACACCCTGA
- the fmt gene encoding methionyl-tRNA formyltransferase — protein sequence MKIIFAGTPAFAATALDALVQTGHDIVMVLTQPDRPAGRGMQMTASAVKLLAQQRQLPILQPLSLKSGGIPLQLQSLNADVMVVAAYGLILPQAVLAIPRLGCLNIHASLLPRWRGAAPIQRAILAGDHETGITIMQMDAGLDTGAMLLKHAIAIAPDDTTQSLHDKLSLLGGQSIVEALRLLQQCQLTPIPQDESQASYAAKITKAEAEIDWRQTAQQISRMVRAFNPSPGAYSFFRNHLLKIWQASAIHGGEGKPGEIVALSADGIVVACGSGALQIEMLQKSGGKRMTAADFLAGNQGILGEFLEAIEGSASAHD from the coding sequence ATGAAAATCATCTTTGCCGGAACTCCGGCATTTGCTGCAACGGCATTGGATGCGTTGGTACAAACCGGTCACGATATTGTGATGGTGCTAACACAACCCGACCGGCCCGCGGGACGAGGCATGCAAATGACCGCAAGCGCTGTCAAGCTGCTGGCGCAGCAACGTCAACTTCCAATCTTGCAACCGCTATCGCTCAAGAGCGGCGGCATACCGTTGCAATTGCAATCGTTGAACGCCGATGTCATGGTAGTGGCTGCCTATGGATTGATTTTGCCGCAAGCGGTACTTGCGATTCCCCGACTGGGTTGCCTGAATATCCATGCTTCCTTATTGCCGCGCTGGCGAGGCGCTGCGCCGATTCAACGCGCTATCTTAGCGGGCGATCATGAGACCGGCATTACCATTATGCAAATGGATGCCGGATTAGATACCGGCGCTATGTTGTTAAAGCACGCTATTGCCATTGCACCGGACGATACCACCCAGTCGCTGCACGACAAACTCAGTTTATTGGGCGGACAAAGTATTGTTGAAGCTTTACGGTTACTGCAACAATGCCAGTTGACGCCTATTCCTCAAGATGAGAGCCAAGCGAGCTATGCCGCTAAAATTACCAAAGCGGAAGCGGAAATCGATTGGCGGCAGACTGCGCAACAGATCAGCCGGATGGTGCGCGCGTTTAATCCAAGCCCCGGTGCTTATTCTTTTTTTCGTAATCATTTGTTAAAGATCTGGCAAGCGTCGGCCATTCATGGCGGTGAAGGTAAACCGGGTGAGATTGTCGCATTGAGTGCGGATGGGATCGTGGTGGCTTGCGGTTCCGGTGCGCTGCAGATAGAAATGCTGCAAAAATCCGGCGGCAAAAGAATGACTGCCGCAGATTTTCTGGCTGGCAATCAGGGAATTCTTGGCGAGTTTCTGGAAGCCATCGAGGGTTCGGCATCCGCGCATGATTAA
- a CDS encoding DUF494 domain-containing protein, whose translation MFDILVYLFENYFDSGSYPDSATLTRKLAMAGFADEDISETLNWLSELERHDIGNYPASFAKNDSFRCYTAYEIERIDTEGRGFIFFLEQAGIINPLQRELLIDRVLAMDEDSSSLEKIKLIVLTELWIQNQLTDDAILEKLLIVSDSHYRH comes from the coding sequence ATGTTCGACATACTTGTCTATTTATTTGAAAATTATTTTGACTCAGGAAGTTATCCTGATTCCGCCACATTAACGCGGAAGCTTGCCATGGCCGGATTCGCCGATGAAGATATTAGCGAAACCCTGAATTGGCTCTCAGAGCTGGAACGCCATGATATTGGCAATTATCCTGCAAGTTTCGCTAAAAACGATTCGTTCCGTTGCTACACAGCTTATGAAATCGAGCGAATCGACACGGAAGGACGAGGATTTATCTTTTTCCTCGAGCAGGCCGGTATTATCAATCCGTTACAACGCGAGTTGCTGATTGACCGGGTGCTGGCGATGGATGAAGATTCTTCCAGTCTGGAAAAAATCAAGCTGATTGTCTTAACTGAACTGTGGATTCAGAATCAGCTCACAGACGATGCCATATTGGAGAAACTACTGATTGTAAGCGACTCTCATTACCGGCACTAA
- the dprA gene encoding DNA-processing protein DprA, with amino-acid sequence MKQATDIESWLNLTLIDGLGGESIRRLLIAFGNPAAILAAPMIALERLVKKPIAARIKQGADRNKITNAMKWLEDPANAIITLADTDYPAQLLNIADPPPVLYFKGRRELLQLPALAVVGSRNATPQGLLNAEAFSEASSNAGLCIISGMALGIDTAAHHGGLRGAAASIAIIGTGLDIVYPARNHPLAHKLAKEGALISEFPLGTPAIGRNFPRRNRIISGMSQGCLVVEAALQSGSLITARQALEQGREVMAIPGSIHSPLSKGCHALIKQGAKLVENTQDILDELNFLPLFHPGNNTEKKQTDPVEPSEDTVLLEHLGYDSVDIDTLCARSGLTAEVVSAMLLTLELDGRVSSLPGGCYQRVQ; translated from the coding sequence ATGAAGCAAGCAACGGATATCGAATCATGGTTAAATCTGACTTTGATTGACGGATTAGGCGGAGAATCCATCCGGCGGCTCCTGATTGCTTTTGGTAATCCTGCCGCGATTCTTGCAGCACCGATGATTGCACTGGAACGCCTGGTGAAAAAACCCATCGCCGCACGTATCAAGCAGGGCGCCGATCGCAACAAAATAACCAATGCCATGAAATGGCTGGAAGATCCCGCCAATGCAATCATCACGCTCGCCGATACGGATTATCCGGCTCAATTATTGAACATCGCCGATCCGCCTCCCGTACTTTACTTTAAAGGCAGGCGGGAATTATTGCAGCTCCCGGCCTTAGCGGTCGTGGGCAGCCGCAATGCAACACCGCAGGGTCTATTGAACGCGGAAGCTTTTTCTGAAGCGAGCAGCAACGCCGGACTTTGCATTATCAGCGGCATGGCCTTGGGTATCGACACCGCCGCCCATCATGGCGGTTTACGCGGTGCGGCAGCCAGCATCGCGATCATCGGCACAGGGTTGGATATTGTTTATCCCGCAAGAAACCATCCACTCGCTCACAAATTGGCAAAGGAAGGCGCCTTGATCTCAGAGTTTCCGCTGGGCACCCCTGCGATAGGCAGGAATTTTCCACGGCGGAACCGTATCATCAGCGGCATGAGCCAAGGCTGTCTTGTGGTTGAAGCAGCCTTGCAAAGCGGATCTCTGATTACAGCCCGTCAAGCGTTGGAACAAGGCCGGGAAGTAATGGCCATCCCCGGTTCCATTCATTCACCGCTATCGAAAGGATGTCATGCATTAATTAAACAAGGCGCGAAGCTGGTTGAAAATACCCAGGACATCCTGGATGAATTAAATTTTCTGCCTTTATTCCACCCTGGAAATAACACTGAAAAAAAACAAACCGATCCGGTAGAACCGTCTGAGGATACCGTATTACTTGAACACCTCGGTTATGATAGCGTTGACATTGACACCTTGTGCGCGCGTAGCGGCTTGACGGCGGAAGTTGTATCAGCCATGCTATTAACGCTTGAGCTTGATGGCCGGGTTAGCAGTTTGCCAGGAGGGTGCTACCAGCGGGTTCAATAA
- the def gene encoding peptide deformylase — translation MAILKILQYPDERLHKKALPVAQITDKTRALIHDMAETMYAAPGIGLAATQVDVHERVIVIDVSETKDQLLVLINPEIVASSGFSDYEEGCLSVPGIYGKVNRAESVTVKALNAQNESFVLEAHGLLAVCIQHEMDHLEGKVFVEYWSKLRQTRTLAKLKKKQRSTM, via the coding sequence ATGGCTATTCTTAAAATATTACAATATCCGGACGAAAGGCTGCATAAAAAAGCGCTTCCCGTTGCTCAAATAACCGACAAAACGCGCGCACTGATTCACGATATGGCGGAGACAATGTACGCTGCGCCCGGCATAGGGCTGGCGGCGACACAAGTGGACGTGCATGAGCGTGTCATTGTCATAGACGTTTCCGAAACCAAAGATCAGTTATTGGTGCTGATTAACCCTGAAATTGTTGCAAGCAGCGGCTTTTCGGATTATGAGGAAGGCTGTTTGTCGGTTCCGGGGATTTATGGCAAAGTGAATCGCGCTGAGTCAGTGACTGTTAAAGCCTTGAATGCGCAAAACGAATCGTTCGTTCTGGAAGCGCATGGATTGCTGGCTGTCTGTATTCAACATGAGATGGATCATCTGGAAGGAAAAGTGTTTGTTGAATATTGGTCAAAACTGAGGCAGACCCGGACGCTGGCGAAGCTGAAGAAAAAACAGCGTAGTACAATGTAG
- the rsmB gene encoding 16S rRNA (cytosine(967)-C(5))-methyltransferase RsmB has product MIKTQLAAASIVGKVMAGASLTEVLVNLWRADPALSKQQKGAIQDFSYGVLRFYGQLEAILNALLTKPLHDKCLTRLLLVSLYQLLYSKTQPHVIVDQAVSASRLLAGGKGMQGLVNAVLRNFIRQRESLVEQAAAGDTGRYSHPQWWIGKLRQQYPHNFQTILEASNQRPPMTLRVNQRKIPVDDYCRLLAGNAIQAQWLGSNTVQLERPLVVEQLPGFTEGWVSVQDAGAQRAAPLLDVRDGMRVLDACAAPGGKSMHLLESASVSLTILDNDASRLEQVRQNLERLQLTAEHLVCGDAEKTSDWWDGRCYDRILADVPCSASGVVRRHPDIKWLRRESDLVKFVKTQRSILNALWKILNKDGKLLYVTCSIFAEENINQIEKFLKSHPDARLLPLGGEIPVDGQLLPNTQHDGFFYALLQKN; this is encoded by the coding sequence ATGATTAAAACACAATTGGCTGCAGCATCCATAGTCGGGAAAGTAATGGCCGGGGCGAGTTTGACCGAAGTTTTGGTGAATCTCTGGCGCGCAGATCCGGCGTTATCCAAGCAACAAAAAGGCGCCATTCAGGATTTTAGTTATGGTGTGTTGCGCTTTTACGGGCAACTGGAAGCCATTTTGAATGCTTTGCTAACAAAACCACTTCATGATAAATGTTTAACCCGCCTTTTGTTGGTAAGCTTATATCAGTTGCTTTACAGCAAGACTCAGCCCCATGTCATCGTTGATCAGGCTGTTTCGGCATCCCGGCTATTGGCCGGTGGAAAGGGAATGCAAGGGTTGGTGAATGCGGTATTGCGCAATTTCATCCGGCAGCGCGAATCCCTGGTGGAGCAAGCGGCAGCTGGAGATACCGGACGTTATTCTCACCCGCAATGGTGGATCGGCAAATTACGTCAGCAATATCCGCACAACTTTCAAACTATTTTGGAAGCAAGCAATCAACGTCCGCCCATGACCTTGCGAGTGAATCAGCGCAAGATTCCGGTAGACGATTATTGCCGGCTGCTGGCCGGGAATGCGATACAAGCGCAATGGCTTGGATCCAATACCGTGCAATTGGAGCGGCCGCTTGTGGTGGAGCAATTACCCGGTTTCACCGAAGGTTGGGTCAGCGTGCAAGATGCCGGTGCTCAGCGGGCGGCGCCGCTTCTGGATGTGCGGGATGGAATGCGGGTGCTGGATGCTTGCGCTGCGCCCGGCGGAAAGAGCATGCATTTACTGGAATCCGCCAGTGTATCGCTGACGATATTGGATAATGACGCATCGAGGCTCGAACAGGTCCGGCAGAATCTTGAACGCTTGCAGTTGACTGCTGAACATTTAGTCTGCGGAGATGCTGAAAAAACCAGTGACTGGTGGGATGGGCGGTGCTACGACCGGATCTTGGCGGATGTGCCGTGTTCCGCATCCGGTGTGGTGCGCCGTCATCCCGATATCAAATGGTTGCGCCGCGAGAGTGATTTGGTCAAGTTTGTAAAAACGCAGCGATCAATTTTGAATGCATTGTGGAAAATTTTAAATAAGGATGGTAAGTTGCTTTATGTGACTTGCTCAATTTTTGCTGAAGAAAATATCAACCAGATCGAGAAGTTCCTTAAATCACATCCTGATGCGCGCTTGTTGCCGTTAGGTGGGGAAATCCCGGTCGATGGCCAACTGTTACCGAATACTCAACATGATGGTTTTTTTTATGCCTTGCTGCAAAAAAACTGA
- a CDS encoding DUF4390 domain-containing protein has product MSLDSEITLNATLEQALEKGIVLYFVTKFSLIDSRWYWLNEEVARSKYRVGLRYYALTRQYHLNHPSFAQSYNSLREALQALGQLRDYPVTVKAELKQDADYIASIRIWLDLTRMPKPFQIEALGSSQWNLRSEKLEWRMKLPVPEQPFDYKDR; this is encoded by the coding sequence ATGAGCCTGGACTCTGAAATCACGCTGAATGCGACTTTGGAGCAAGCGCTCGAGAAAGGCATCGTGCTTTATTTTGTAACGAAATTCAGTTTGATTGATTCACGCTGGTATTGGTTGAACGAGGAAGTCGCGCGCAGTAAATACCGTGTCGGGCTTCGCTACTATGCGCTTACACGGCAATATCATTTAAATCATCCTTCATTCGCACAAAGCTATAACTCTTTGAGAGAAGCTTTACAGGCATTGGGGCAATTGCGGGACTATCCGGTGACTGTCAAAGCCGAGTTGAAACAGGATGCTGATTATATTGCGTCGATACGAATTTGGCTCGACCTGACGCGTATGCCTAAACCATTCCAGATCGAAGCGCTTGGTTCCAGTCAATGGAATTTGCGCTCGGAGAAACTGGAATGGCGCATGAAGCTGCCGGTGCCGGAACAGCCGTTCGACTATAAGGACCGGTAA
- a CDS encoding DNA topoisomerase III, translating into MGKTLIIAEKPSVAADIAKALGGFTKHTDYFENDQYVVSSAIGHLLELAVPEEYEVKRGKWSFANLPVIPPHFALNPIEKTSSRLTLLNKLIKRKDVDMLINACDAGREGELIFYYILRHVGSSKPVKRLWLQSMTPDAIREGFTKLLDNTAVQSLAEAAVSRSESDWLVGINGTRAMTAFNSQEGGFHKTTVGRVQTPTLAILVEREEKIKKFLPQKYWEVHATFEAATGQYTGRWFDEKFGKNAANQELKPERLWEQSKAETIRGKCLGKPGIVSEESKPSKEICPLLYDLTSLQREANGRFGFSAKTTLGLAQALYEKHKVLTYPRTDSRALPEDYIATVKDILQNLVNTEYGRFSQQILGSNWVIPNKRIFNNSKISDHFAIIPTALTSAKLNEAETKLYDLVMKRFLAIFFPAAEYLITTRITRVEAEPFKTDGKVLVNPGWQAVYGKMAKSDEQEETVSLVAIKPGETVVTEDIEIANHQTRPPARFTEATLLSAMESAGKFVEDEELRAAMSAKGLGTPATRASIIEGLVLENYIQREGRELHPTAKAFSLITLLRGLKIPELISPELTGNWEFQLRQIEQGHLKRGSFMEKIAEMTRHIVEQAKNHRGETISGDFAVLKTPCPKCGNVVHETYKKFQCQSCDFALWKILAGRQFEVAEMETLITQHAVGPLQGFRSKMGQPFNAIIRLTDNFEMKFDFGNEDENQEEIDFSNQISLGKCPKCGHAVYEHGLHYVCEKAVGANKSCSFKTGKIILERPIEREQISKLLETGKTDLLTRFISKKGRPFSAYLIRTADGKIGFEFEPRTPKKTADTKPKSKTTKTKTSRQTAT; encoded by the coding sequence ATGGGTAAAACATTAATTATTGCTGAAAAACCTTCGGTTGCAGCGGATATTGCAAAAGCGCTGGGCGGTTTCACCAAACATACGGATTACTTCGAAAATGATCAATATGTCGTATCTTCGGCAATCGGGCATCTGCTCGAATTGGCCGTTCCTGAGGAATACGAAGTCAAACGCGGCAAGTGGAGTTTTGCAAATCTCCCGGTCATCCCGCCCCACTTCGCCTTAAACCCGATCGAGAAAACATCATCCCGTTTGACGCTATTAAATAAGCTGATTAAACGCAAAGATGTGGATATGCTCATCAATGCTTGTGATGCGGGACGTGAAGGCGAACTGATTTTTTACTATATCTTGCGCCATGTCGGATCAAGCAAGCCCGTCAAGCGATTATGGTTGCAATCGATGACACCGGATGCGATTCGTGAAGGATTTACCAAGTTATTGGATAATACCGCCGTGCAATCGCTGGCGGAAGCAGCGGTCAGCCGTTCAGAATCAGACTGGCTGGTCGGTATCAATGGCACACGCGCCATGACGGCTTTTAATTCCCAGGAAGGCGGATTTCATAAAACCACGGTCGGGCGCGTACAAACCCCAACATTGGCGATCCTTGTAGAGCGTGAAGAAAAAATCAAGAAATTCCTGCCGCAAAAATACTGGGAAGTTCATGCCACTTTTGAAGCGGCGACCGGCCAATACACAGGCAGGTGGTTTGACGAGAAATTCGGCAAGAATGCAGCGAATCAGGAGCTGAAACCCGAGCGGTTGTGGGAACAATCCAAAGCGGAAACCATTCGCGGCAAATGTTTAGGTAAACCAGGGATAGTTAGCGAGGAAAGCAAACCCAGCAAAGAAATATGTCCATTACTTTATGACCTGACAAGCTTGCAACGGGAAGCCAACGGCCGCTTCGGATTCTCCGCTAAAACAACGCTTGGATTAGCACAAGCTTTATACGAAAAACATAAAGTATTGACATATCCGCGGACAGATTCACGCGCGCTGCCTGAAGATTATATCGCTACAGTTAAAGATATCCTGCAGAACCTTGTCAATACCGAATATGGGAGGTTTTCCCAGCAGATTCTCGGATCCAATTGGGTAATACCTAATAAACGGATCTTTAACAACAGCAAGATCTCCGATCACTTCGCGATTATTCCGACCGCACTGACTTCAGCCAAGTTAAACGAAGCGGAAACAAAACTCTATGATCTGGTCATGAAGCGCTTTTTGGCTATTTTCTTCCCCGCTGCCGAGTATCTGATAACCACACGCATCACACGAGTTGAAGCCGAGCCTTTCAAAACCGATGGAAAGGTATTGGTCAATCCTGGCTGGCAAGCGGTTTATGGAAAAATGGCCAAATCCGATGAGCAGGAAGAAACGGTTTCACTGGTTGCGATAAAGCCAGGCGAAACTGTCGTTACCGAAGACATCGAGATTGCCAATCACCAGACCCGCCCCCCCGCACGCTTTACTGAAGCCACGTTGCTTTCAGCCATGGAAAGCGCGGGAAAATTCGTTGAAGACGAAGAATTGCGCGCGGCTATGAGCGCAAAAGGATTGGGAACGCCGGCTACGCGGGCCTCCATTATCGAAGGGCTGGTCCTGGAAAACTACATCCAGCGTGAAGGCCGGGAATTGCATCCCACCGCTAAAGCCTTTTCGCTTATCACATTATTGCGCGGTTTGAAGATTCCGGAGTTGATCTCTCCCGAATTAACCGGAAATTGGGAATTTCAGTTGCGCCAGATTGAGCAAGGTCATCTGAAACGCGGCTCATTCATGGAAAAAATTGCCGAGATGACCCGGCATATTGTTGAACAAGCCAAAAACCATCGCGGCGAAACCATTTCAGGGGATTTCGCGGTGCTAAAAACGCCTTGTCCCAAATGTGGCAACGTTGTGCACGAAACCTATAAAAAATTCCAATGCCAATCCTGTGATTTTGCACTCTGGAAAATACTGGCAGGCCGGCAATTTGAGGTTGCCGAAATGGAAACCCTGATTACCCAGCATGCAGTGGGACCACTTCAAGGTTTCCGGAGCAAAATGGGACAACCGTTCAACGCAATCATCCGATTGACTGATAATTTCGAAATGAAGTTTGATTTTGGCAATGAAGATGAAAACCAGGAAGAAATCGACTTCAGCAATCAAATTTCCTTAGGGAAATGCCCCAAATGCGGGCACGCGGTTTATGAGCACGGGTTGCATTATGTTTGCGAAAAAGCAGTGGGTGCAAACAAGAGCTGCAGCTTTAAAACCGGAAAAATTATTTTGGAACGCCCCATCGAACGCGAGCAAATCTCGAAACTATTGGAAACAGGAAAAACTGATTTATTGACACGATTCATTTCCAAAAAGGGCAGACCATTCTCTGCCTATTTGATCAGAACCGCGGATGGAAAAATTGGATTTGAATTTGAACCGAGAACTCCCAAAAAAACAGCGGATACCAAACCCAAATCCAAGACAACGAAAACCAAGACTTCGCGCCAGACCGCGACTTAG